The following coding sequences lie in one Alloacidobacterium dinghuense genomic window:
- a CDS encoding OmpH family outer membrane protein produces the protein MRGSVLCASCKRPLTAGWAKGRTERYPRYWCWTKGCRAVGVSRDDLDRHFMSLLGRMEPTAELLADLPNRVATRWSERKGRIAAEAAQLAGKLAEQKTLNQMAIKARVKGEIEQEDFDTIKAEIAAETKQIEKQISDLDSENATMEQLMRQAEKEAIDLVAAWNKGNVNQRQELVKGFFPEGLVFSHKRGFFEPANTVINEMLMRWLLDQPNVGVPDGI, from the coding sequence TTGCGGGGTTCGGTCTTGTGTGCATCGTGCAAGAGGCCGCTCACGGCAGGGTGGGCAAAGGGGCGCACAGAGCGTTATCCCCGGTACTGGTGCTGGACAAAAGGCTGTCGCGCAGTGGGAGTGAGCCGGGATGATCTCGACCGCCATTTCATGAGTTTGTTGGGACGTATGGAACCGACTGCCGAGTTACTCGCTGACCTACCAAACCGAGTGGCAACGCGTTGGAGTGAACGCAAGGGGCGTATTGCTGCCGAGGCCGCGCAGCTTGCAGGCAAACTAGCCGAGCAAAAGACTTTAAACCAAATGGCGATCAAGGCCCGGGTGAAAGGAGAGATCGAGCAAGAGGACTTTGACACGATCAAGGCAGAGATTGCTGCGGAGACAAAACAGATTGAGAAGCAGATAAGTGACTTGGATTCAGAGAATGCCACGATGGAACAGTTGATGCGGCAGGCAGAGAAAGAGGCTATCGATCTCGTAGCAGCGTGGAACAAGGGAAACGTCAATCAACGTCAGGAACTCGTTAAAGGGTTCTTTCCGGAAGGTCTCGTATTCAGTCACAAACGAGGGTTCTTTGAACCGGCTAACACTGTTATTAATGAGATGCTTATGCGATGGTTACTCGATCAACCTAATGTTGGCGTCCCCGACGGGATTTGA